In a single window of the Streptomyces sp. NBC_00094 genome:
- the obgE gene encoding GTPase ObgE → MTTFVDRVELHVAAGNGGHGCASVHREKFKPLGGPDGGNGGRGGDVILVVDQSITTLLEYHHSPHRKATNGQPGAGDNRSGKDGQDLVLTVPDGTVVLDKNGEVLADLVGEGTTFIAGQGGRGGLGNAALSSARRKAPGFALLGEPGEARDIVLELKTVADVALVGYPSAGKSSLISVLSAAKPKIADYPFTTLVPNLGVVTAGSTVYTIADVPGLIPGASQGRGLGLEFLRHVERCSVLVHVLDTATLESDRDPVSDLDIIEEELKQYGGLEDRPRIVVLNKIDIPDGQDLADMIRPDLEARGYQVFEASAVARTGLKELSFALAGIVSEARAAKPKEEATRIVITPKAVDDAGFTVTYDEVEDVYRVRGDKPERWVRQTDFSNDEAVGYLADRLNRLGVEDRLMKAGARAGDGVAIGVEENAVVFDWEPSMMAGAEMLGRRGEDHRLEAPRPAAQRRRDRDAQRDDAQREYDEFDPF, encoded by the coding sequence ATGACTACCTTCGTGGACCGCGTCGAGCTGCACGTCGCCGCGGGTAACGGAGGCCACGGCTGCGCCTCCGTTCACCGGGAGAAGTTCAAGCCGCTCGGCGGACCCGACGGCGGTAACGGCGGCCGTGGCGGCGATGTGATCCTGGTCGTCGACCAGTCGATCACCACCCTCCTCGAGTACCACCACTCCCCGCACCGCAAGGCCACCAACGGCCAGCCCGGCGCCGGTGACAACCGCTCCGGCAAGGACGGCCAGGACCTCGTCCTGACCGTGCCCGACGGCACCGTCGTCCTCGACAAGAACGGCGAGGTCCTCGCCGACCTCGTCGGTGAGGGCACCACCTTCATCGCGGGCCAGGGCGGCCGCGGCGGCCTCGGCAACGCCGCGCTGTCCTCCGCCCGCCGCAAGGCCCCCGGCTTCGCCCTCCTGGGTGAGCCCGGTGAGGCGCGGGACATCGTCCTGGAGCTCAAGACCGTCGCCGACGTGGCCCTCGTCGGCTACCCGAGCGCGGGCAAGTCCTCGCTGATCTCGGTGCTGTCGGCCGCCAAGCCGAAGATCGCCGACTACCCCTTCACGACGCTCGTCCCGAACCTGGGCGTGGTCACGGCCGGCTCGACCGTCTACACGATCGCCGACGTGCCGGGCCTGATCCCGGGCGCGAGCCAGGGCCGCGGCCTGGGCCTGGAGTTCCTGCGCCACGTGGAGCGGTGCTCCGTCCTCGTCCACGTCCTGGACACGGCGACGCTGGAGTCCGACCGCGACCCGGTCTCCGACCTCGACATCATCGAGGAGGAGCTCAAGCAGTACGGCGGGCTTGAGGACCGTCCCCGGATCGTCGTCCTCAACAAGATCGACATCCCGGACGGCCAGGACCTCGCGGACATGATCCGCCCGGACCTGGAGGCCCGCGGCTACCAGGTGTTCGAGGCCTCCGCCGTCGCCCGTACGGGTCTGAAGGAGCTCTCCTTCGCCCTTGCCGGCATCGTCTCGGAAGCGCGCGCGGCGAAGCCGAAGGAGGAGGCGACCCGGATCGTCATCACCCCGAAGGCCGTCGACGACGCGGGCTTCACGGTCACGTACGACGAGGTCGAGGACGTGTACCGGGTGCGCGGCGACAAGCCCGAGCGCTGGGTCCGCCAGACCGACTTCAGCAACGACGAGGCCGTGGGCTACCTGGCCGACCGCCTCAACCGCCTCGGCGTCGAGGACCGGCTGATGAAGGCGGGCGCCCGCGCGGGCGACGGCGTCGCGATCGGCGTCGAGGAGAACGCGGTCGTCTTCGACTGGGAGCCCTCGATGATGGCCGGCGCCGAAATGCTCGGCCGCCGTGGCGAGGACCACCGTCTGGAGGCTCCGCGTCCGGCGGCGCAGCGCCGCCGCGACCGCGACGCGCAGCGCGACGACGCGCAGCGCGAGTACGACGAGTTCGACCCCTTCTAG
- the rpmA gene encoding 50S ribosomal protein L27: MAHKKGASSTRNGRDSNAQRLGVKRFGGQVVNAGEILVRQRGTHFHPGSGVGRGGDDTLFALQAGSVQFGTHRGRKVVNIVPVA; the protein is encoded by the coding sequence ATGGCACACAAGAAGGGCGCATCGTCCACCCGGAACGGGCGCGACTCCAATGCCCAGCGGCTCGGCGTGAAGCGCTTCGGCGGTCAGGTCGTCAACGCGGGTGAGATCCTGGTCCGCCAGCGTGGCACCCACTTCCACCCGGGCTCGGGCGTCGGCCGTGGCGGCGACGACACGCTGTTCGCCCTGCAGGCCGGTTCGGTGCAGTTCGGCACCCACCGTGGCCGCAAGGTCGTGAACATCGTTCCGGTCGCCTGA
- the rplU gene encoding 50S ribosomal protein L21, translating to MYAIVRSGGRQHKVAVGDIVEVDKISTAKVGDTVELSTLLVVDGDAVTSDPWVLAGIKVTAEVVDHHKGAKIDILRYKNKTGYRRRQGHRQQYTAIKVTGIPAAAK from the coding sequence GTGTACGCCATCGTGCGCAGCGGTGGTCGCCAGCACAAGGTTGCTGTCGGCGACATCGTTGAGGTTGACAAGATTTCCACTGCCAAGGTTGGCGACACGGTCGAGCTCTCGACCCTGCTCGTTGTCGACGGCGACGCCGTGACCAGCGACCCGTGGGTCCTGGCCGGCATCAAGGTCACGGCCGAGGTCGTGGACCACCACAAGGGCGCCAAGATCGACATCCTGCGCTACAAGAACAAGACCGGCTACCGCCGTCGCCAGGGTCACCGCCAGCAGTACACGGCGATCAAGGTCACCGGTATCCCCGCGGCTGCGAAGTAA
- a CDS encoding Rne/Rng family ribonuclease gives MLEQHEENDSNAPGDKLPPRRRRRAASRPAGPPVTAGAETTVAAETPAVEAAPVEAEAAPAPRARRRATRKATAPVVETVEVVAPLAETPAEAPAPAEEAEEAAPARPTRRRATRKATSPVTSTAPVEEPVAAAAEPVAAPAEEAAPARPARRRATRKATSPVTSTAPVEEPVAAVVETAPVEEAPEAAPAPRTRRRATRKVTSPEATVEAVEAATGESLPQAAVAQIAAEEAEVTAAETAATRGRGRRRATSPQFTSEPVTKPETSRARRAERPAVAVFQAPVFSEPMFQTPETAAMQAAEVVEPEELEEDELDETVEAEVAETTGPIEIPEATERAEAGSRRRRRRRGEPVAVEPVPATVADEPEVEAVADELEEAEEADETDEYGDRPSRRRRRGGRRRRRGELTEVEESEESDELRSEDEAEAEEGEEEHDEAEAYAGGSSSSRRRRRRRRRSGDASADAEGAEEEGVRTVVKVREPRPAREKAELGTSADEVQSIKGSTRLEAKKQRRREGREQGRRRVPIITEAEFLARREAVERVMVVRQSGERTQIGVLEDNVLVEHYVNKEQATSYVGNVYLGKVQNVLPSMEAAFVDIGKGRNAVLYAGEVNFEALGMGHGPRRIETALKSGQSVLVQVTKDPIGHKGARLTSQVSLPGRYLVYVPEGSMTGISRKLPDTERARLKTILKKIVPEDAGVIVRTAAEGASEDELRRDVERLQAQWEDIQKKAKQISTSAPSLLYGEPDMTVRVVRDIFNEDFSKVIVSGDEAWETIHGYVSHVAPDLADRLSKWTSEVDVFATYRIDEQLMKALDRKVWLPSGGSLVIDKTEAMIVVDVNTGKFTGQGGNLEETVTRNNLEAAEEIVRQLRLRDLGGIVVIDFIDMVLESNRDLVLRRLLECLGRDRTKHQVAEVTSLGLVQMTRKRVGQGLLESFSETCVHCNGRGVIVHMEQPTTTGGGGKRAKKRGRGAEHVHEHEHEHEHETETEAEVAAELAAPVALPEPIAPDEELYGSIAEAEAAATRGRGRRRATRRVSAPAAPARVVETETYVVEPEPVVVPEPVAEAVAEPVAEPVVEEIAAPAPRGRRRATRRATSPVVSTTETAEPAVVVEPVVEEAPVAAPEPEPVVEAAPEPVVEEAPVAAPPRARRRVVRKATAPAGSPAGAEEAAVVVVAAAPVETVEVTEAKDEAATEAAPAKKTAARKTAKKATAKKAATKKTAATKKTAATKKTTAKKAPAKKAAEKTTAPAQD, from the coding sequence ATGCTCGAACAGCACGAAGAAAACGACAGCAACGCCCCCGGTGACAAGCTGCCGCCGCGCCGCAGGCGCCGCGCCGCTTCCCGCCCCGCCGGTCCGCCGGTGACGGCAGGCGCCGAGACCACCGTGGCCGCCGAGACCCCGGCCGTGGAGGCCGCCCCGGTCGAGGCCGAGGCCGCGCCCGCGCCGCGGGCCCGCCGCCGCGCCACCCGCAAGGCCACCGCGCCGGTCGTGGAGACCGTCGAGGTCGTCGCCCCGCTCGCGGAGACCCCCGCAGAGGCGCCCGCCCCCGCCGAGGAGGCCGAAGAGGCCGCCCCGGCGCGTCCGACGCGCCGCCGTGCCACTCGTAAGGCCACCTCGCCGGTGACCTCCACGGCCCCCGTCGAGGAGCCCGTGGCCGCTGCCGCGGAGCCCGTCGCCGCTCCGGCCGAAGAGGCCGCCCCGGCGCGCCCGGCCCGCCGCCGTGCCACTCGTAAGGCCACCTCGCCGGTGACCTCCACGGCCCCCGTCGAGGAGCCCGTGGCCGCCGTCGTCGAGACCGCGCCGGTCGAGGAGGCCCCCGAGGCCGCCCCCGCCCCGCGGACCCGCCGTCGCGCCACCCGTAAGGTCACCTCGCCCGAGGCGACCGTCGAGGCCGTCGAGGCCGCCACCGGTGAGTCGCTGCCCCAGGCCGCCGTCGCGCAGATCGCCGCCGAAGAGGCCGAGGTCACCGCCGCCGAGACCGCCGCCACCCGAGGCCGCGGCCGCCGCCGCGCCACCTCGCCGCAGTTCACCTCCGAGCCCGTCACGAAGCCGGAGACGTCCCGCGCCCGCCGCGCCGAGCGTCCCGCCGTCGCCGTCTTCCAGGCCCCGGTCTTCTCCGAGCCGATGTTCCAGACCCCGGAGACGGCAGCCATGCAGGCCGCCGAGGTCGTGGAGCCGGAGGAGCTGGAGGAGGACGAGCTCGACGAGACCGTCGAGGCCGAGGTCGCCGAGACGACCGGGCCCATCGAGATCCCGGAGGCCACCGAGCGCGCCGAGGCCGGCTCCCGCCGTCGCCGTCGCCGCCGTGGCGAGCCCGTCGCCGTCGAGCCCGTCCCGGCCACCGTCGCCGACGAGCCCGAGGTCGAGGCCGTGGCGGACGAGCTCGAAGAGGCCGAGGAGGCCGACGAGACGGACGAGTACGGGGACCGCCCGTCCCGCCGTCGCCGCCGTGGCGGCCGTCGCCGTCGCCGCGGTGAGCTCACCGAGGTCGAGGAGTCCGAGGAGTCCGACGAGCTCCGGTCCGAGGACGAGGCCGAGGCCGAGGAGGGCGAGGAGGAGCACGACGAGGCCGAGGCGTACGCCGGCGGCTCCAGCAGCTCCCGTCGTCGCCGTCGTCGCCGTCGTCGCAGCGGGGACGCCTCCGCCGACGCCGAGGGCGCCGAGGAGGAAGGCGTCCGTACGGTCGTCAAGGTCCGCGAGCCCCGCCCGGCCCGCGAGAAGGCCGAGCTCGGCACGAGCGCCGACGAGGTCCAGTCCATCAAGGGCTCGACCCGTCTGGAGGCGAAGAAGCAGCGCCGCCGCGAGGGCCGCGAGCAGGGCCGCCGTCGCGTCCCGATCATCACCGAGGCCGAGTTCCTGGCCCGCCGCGAGGCCGTCGAGCGCGTCATGGTCGTCCGCCAGAGCGGCGAGCGCACCCAGATCGGCGTCCTCGAGGACAACGTGCTCGTCGAGCACTACGTCAACAAGGAGCAGGCCACCTCGTACGTCGGCAACGTCTACCTGGGCAAGGTCCAGAACGTCCTGCCGTCGATGGAGGCCGCCTTCGTCGACATCGGCAAGGGCCGCAACGCCGTCCTGTACGCCGGTGAGGTCAACTTCGAGGCGCTCGGCATGGGCCACGGCCCGCGTCGTATCGAGACCGCCCTCAAGTCCGGCCAGTCGGTCCTCGTGCAGGTCACGAAGGACCCGATCGGCCACAAGGGCGCCCGTCTGACCAGCCAGGTCTCCCTGCCCGGCCGCTACCTCGTGTACGTGCCCGAGGGCTCGATGACCGGCATCAGCCGCAAGCTCCCGGACACCGAGCGCGCGCGTCTGAAGACCATCCTCAAGAAGATCGTCCCCGAGGACGCGGGCGTCATCGTGCGCACCGCCGCCGAGGGCGCGAGCGAGGACGAGCTGCGCCGTGACGTCGAGCGGCTCCAGGCGCAGTGGGAGGACATCCAGAAGAAGGCGAAGCAGATCTCGACGAGCGCGCCGAGCCTGCTCTACGGCGAGCCGGACATGACCGTCCGGGTCGTCCGCGACATCTTCAACGAGGACTTCTCCAAGGTCATCGTCAGCGGTGACGAGGCGTGGGAGACCATCCACGGGTACGTGTCGCACGTCGCCCCGGACCTGGCCGACCGCCTGTCCAAGTGGACGAGCGAGGTCGACGTCTTCGCGACGTACCGGATCGACGAGCAGCTGATGAAGGCGCTGGACCGCAAGGTCTGGCTGCCGTCCGGCGGCTCGCTGGTGATCGACAAGACCGAGGCGATGATCGTCGTCGACGTCAACACCGGCAAGTTCACCGGCCAGGGCGGCAACCTCGAAGAGACCGTGACGAGGAACAACCTCGAAGCGGCCGAGGAGATCGTCCGCCAGCTGCGCCTGCGCGACCTGGGCGGCATCGTCGTCATCGACTTCATCGACATGGTCCTGGAGTCCAACCGCGACCTGGTGCTGCGCCGCCTCCTGGAGTGCCTGGGCCGGGACCGGACCAAGCACCAGGTGGCCGAGGTCACCTCGCTCGGCCTGGTGCAGATGACCCGTAAGCGGGTCGGCCAGGGCCTCCTGGAGTCCTTCTCCGAGACCTGCGTCCACTGCAACGGCCGCGGTGTCATCGTGCACATGGAGCAGCCGACCACCACCGGTGGCGGCGGCAAGCGCGCGAAGAAGCGCGGTCGCGGTGCCGAGCACGTCCACGAGCACGAGCACGAGCACGAGCACGAGACCGAGACCGAGGCCGAGGTCGCGGCGGAGCTGGCCGCGCCGGTCGCCCTGCCCGAGCCCATCGCCCCGGACGAGGAGCTGTACGGCAGCATCGCCGAGGCCGAGGCCGCCGCCACGCGTGGTCGTGGCCGTCGCCGCGCCACCCGCAGGGTGTCCGCGCCGGCCGCCCCTGCCCGGGTCGTGGAGACCGAGACCTACGTGGTGGAGCCGGAGCCGGTCGTCGTGCCGGAGCCCGTCGCCGAAGCGGTCGCCGAGCCCGTCGCCGAGCCGGTGGTCGAGGAGATCGCCGCCCCGGCCCCGCGTGGCCGTCGCCGCGCCACGCGCCGAGCGACGTCCCCGGTCGTGTCGACCACGGAGACCGCCGAGCCGGCCGTCGTCGTCGAGCCCGTCGTCGAGGAGGCCCCTGTGGCCGCCCCGGAGCCGGAGCCCGTCGTGGAGGCCGCGCCCGAGCCCGTCGTCGAGGAGGCCCCCGTGGCCGCCCCGCCGCGTGCCCGTCGCCGGGTGGTCCGTAAGGCCACCGCTCCCGCGGGTTCGCCCGCGGGCGCCGAGGAGGCCGCCGTCGTCGTGGTCGCCGCGGCTCCGGTCGAGACCGTCGAGGTCACCGAGGCGAAGGACGAGGCCGCGACCGAGGCCGCGCCGGCCAAGAAGACGGCCGCGCGCAAGACCGCGAAGAAGGCCACCGCCAAGAAGGCCGCCACCAAGAAGACGGCGGCCACCAAGAAGACGGCGGCGACCAAGAAGACCACCGCCAAGAAGGCCCCGGCCAAGAAGGCGGCGGAGAAGACCACGGCTCCGGCCCAGGACTGA
- a CDS encoding TIGR03936 family radical SAM-associated protein: MQRIRLRYTKRGRLRFTSHRDFQRAFERALRRAEVPMAYSAGFTPHPKVSYANAAPTGTGSEAEYLEIALTKTRDPETLRALLDESLPAGLDIIDAVEARTSGLADRLTASVWELRLEGVTVEDVQKAAEAFLAAETVEVQRKTKNGIRTFDARSAVTELTVSRPQGDPQGDRPLDSACAILRLVVRHVTPAVRPDDVLSGLRAVADLAPPVPAAVTRLAQGLFDEESGTVTDPLAPDREAVTAASSTAAATASATAPGAGTA, encoded by the coding sequence GTGCAGCGCATCCGACTGCGCTACACCAAGCGCGGCCGCCTCCGGTTCACCAGCCACCGTGACTTCCAGCGCGCCTTCGAGCGGGCCCTGCGCCGCGCCGAGGTGCCCATGGCGTACTCGGCAGGGTTCACCCCGCACCCCAAGGTGTCGTACGCCAACGCCGCCCCGACCGGTACGGGCTCCGAGGCCGAGTACCTGGAGATCGCGCTCACGAAGACGCGCGACCCCGAGACCCTGCGGGCCCTGCTCGACGAGTCCCTCCCCGCGGGCCTCGACATCATCGACGCCGTGGAGGCCCGGACCTCGGGTCTCGCCGACCGGCTCACCGCCTCCGTGTGGGAGCTCCGGCTCGAAGGCGTCACGGTCGAGGACGTGCAGAAGGCCGCCGAGGCGTTTCTCGCGGCCGAGACCGTGGAAGTACAGCGCAAGACCAAGAACGGCATCCGCACCTTCGACGCCCGTTCCGCCGTCACCGAGCTGACGGTGTCCCGTCCCCAGGGTGATCCCCAGGGTGATAGGCCGCTGGACAGCGCCTGTGCGATACTGCGGCTGGTTGTTCGGCACGTGACACCTGCCGTGCGACCCGACGACGTCCTGTCCGGTCTCCGAGCCGTGGCCGACCTGGCGCCGCCGGTCCCCGCTGCGGTGACCAGGCTGGCGCAGGGGCTCTTCGACGAGGAGTCCGGCACGGTGACCGACCCGCTCGCGCCCGACCGCGAGGCAGTCACGGCCGCTTCATCCACGGCCGCCGCGACCGCCTCAGCGACGGCGCCGGGTGCAGGTACCGCGTAG